The Pseudomonas iranensis genome includes a window with the following:
- a CDS encoding pyrroloquinoline quinone biosynthesis protein PqqE, which yields MEISGNTAFYAGLSSIQSGQNRVDQAASQIANNTIERSVTSQSSEVQVNRLRGVDRAQESDLASNIVEQSQGKIQAELGVKVAKASDEVLGTIIDTFA from the coding sequence ATGGAAATCTCAGGTAACACAGCTTTTTATGCGGGGCTGAGCTCGATTCAGTCCGGGCAGAACCGCGTCGATCAGGCTGCCAGTCAGATCGCCAATAACACTATCGAACGTTCGGTGACCAGCCAGTCGTCCGAAGTGCAGGTCAATCGCCTGCGCGGTGTGGATCGCGCACAAGAATCGGATCTGGCGAGCAATATCGTCGAGCAGTCGCAGGGCAAGATCCAGGCAGAGCTGGGTGTGAAGGTGGCCAAGGCGTCCGACGAAGTGCTCGGGACGATCATCGATACCTTCGCCTGA
- the bioD gene encoding dethiobiotin synthase has translation MSAAYFITGTDTDVGKTTVAAGLLHAARSAGLSTAAGKPVASGCDVTPKGLRNSDALALLAECSLPLTYQQVNPVAFEPAIAPHLAAREAGVALTVQSLLAPMRGILAMNADFTLIEGAGGWRVPLADQDNLSDLAIALKLPVILVVGVRLGCISHALLTAEAIARDGLQLAGWVANIIDPKTSRLEENLATLAERIPAPCLGRVPKLKALSAEAVAEHLQLDLLD, from the coding sequence ATGAGCGCAGCCTATTTCATCACCGGTACCGACACCGATGTCGGCAAGACCACCGTCGCTGCCGGATTGCTCCATGCAGCGCGCTCGGCAGGCTTGAGCACGGCGGCGGGTAAGCCGGTGGCATCAGGTTGCGACGTCACGCCCAAAGGCTTGCGTAATTCCGATGCCTTGGCGCTGCTGGCCGAATGTTCGTTGCCGCTGACTTATCAACAGGTCAACCCGGTGGCGTTCGAGCCAGCGATCGCTCCCCATCTGGCGGCGCGCGAAGCAGGTGTGGCGCTGACGGTGCAATCGCTGCTGGCGCCGATGCGCGGGATTCTGGCGATGAACGCCGATTTCACCCTGATCGAAGGCGCGGGCGGCTGGCGGGTGCCGTTGGCCGATCAGGACAATCTCTCGGACTTGGCGATTGCGCTGAAGCTGCCGGTGATTCTGGTGGTGGGCGTGAGGCTGGGGTGCATCAGTCATGCGTTGCTGACCGCCGAGGCGATTGCTCGCGACGGTCTGCAGTTGGCGGGTTGGGTGGCGAATATCATCGATCCGAAAACCTCTCGGCTGGAGGAAAACTTAGCGACGCTCGCCGAACGCATACCCGCGCCGTGCCTGGGCCGGGTGCCGAAACTCAAAGCGTTGAGCGCCGAAGCGGTCGCCGAGCATCTGCAACTGGATCTGCTCGACTAA